GGAATCTCGACGAGGGTTCCGAGGTCGACGAGATGGAGCAGCGGATCATGGACGCCGGCGCCTACACGCTGCGCTGCGACAAGGACCGCGTCGAGGAGCTCTCGAACAACCCGACCGAGGTCGAGTCGCTGATGATGACGATGATCCGCGACAGGATCGCGCAGTGGATGGAGTCGCTGATCGACGCGGTCGACCTCAACAAGGTCGACGTGCTGGTGATGCCCGGAAACGACGACGACTGGGACATCGACGAGGTCATCAAGTCGTTCGGCGACCGGGGGATCAGATGGCCGCTGGACGGCGTGGTCGAGATCCTGGGCGCCCCGACCATCAGCCTCGACTATGTCAACCCGACACCCTGGGAGACGCCCCGCGAGGACAGTGAGAAGGGGATGGCGAAGCGTATCGAGAAGCTGGTCGGACACCTCGACGACCCGTCGAAGGCCATCTTCAACCTGCACGCTCCGCCGCACGGTACGATGCTCGACCTCGCGCCGGAGCTCGACGCCAACAAGAAGCCGGTCACCGTCGCGGGGCAGGTCAACTTCGTGCACGTCGGGAGCAAGGCCGTCAGAAACGCGATCGAGAAGTACCAGCCGATGATCGGGCTGCACGGGCACATCCACGAGTCGTACGGTCACGACAAGCTGGGGGAGTCCCCCGTCGTCAACCCGGGGTCCGAGTACGGCGAGGGCATTCTGCGCGGCTACCTCATCGAGATCGAGGACGGCCGCGTCGGCAACCACTGGAAGGTCGAGGGGTAGATGACGCCGGAAGCCTCACATCCGATACCGTTCATCCCCGAAGGCGCGAAGCTGACGCCGGACGTCCTCGAGGAACAGGAGCGCCGACTCAAGGAGATCCTGGACGAGCTCGTGGCCAAGGCCGACGAGCACGGCGCGACCATCCGCGTGCTCGGCGCGCTGGCGTTCCGGATCAAGTGCCCCGACTACAAGTGGATGGAGTACGAGAACGAGCGCGTCCTCACCGACATCGACTTCATGGCCACCATGAAGGAGATCGACCGCGTCCAGGACACGTTCTTCGACCTTGGATGGGAGGAGAACCAGAACGTCCTCCGGCTCTTCGGGGACAAACGGCGCATCTTCTACCATCCGACCGAGCCCGTGCACACCGACATCTTCATCGACAAGCTCCGCTTCTGTCACGAGATCGACTTCCGGGGGCGGCTCGAGCTCGACTCGCCGACCATCACGCTGGCCGACCTGATGCTTGAAAAGCTCCAGATCGTCGAGATCAACCGGAAGGACCTGATCGACGTGATGATGCTCCTCAGACAGCACGCCGTCTCCGAGACCGAGGGCGACAACGCCGCGGTCGACGGCGCGTACATCGCGCGATTGATGGGAGGCGACTGGGGGTTCTGGCGCACGGCCACGATGAACATAGAGAAGGTGGAC
Above is a genomic segment from Candidatus Effluviviaceae Genus V sp. containing:
- a CDS encoding phosphoesterase, with the protein product MAKLFFSVDVHGANSVWRKWLKVPDLYDVDALLLCGDLTGKSLVPIIDQGDGTWNAFYFGRNWNLDEGSEVDEMEQRIMDAGAYTLRCDKDRVEELSNNPTEVESLMMTMIRDRIAQWMESLIDAVDLNKVDVLVMPGNDDDWDIDEVIKSFGDRGIRWPLDGVVEILGAPTISLDYVNPTPWETPREDSEKGMAKRIEKLVGHLDDPSKAIFNLHAPPHGTMLDLAPELDANKKPVTVAGQVNFVHVGSKAVRNAIEKYQPMIGLHGHIHESYGHDKLGESPVVNPGSEYGEGILRGYLIEIEDGRVGNHWKVEG